In the genome of Persephonella sp., one region contains:
- a CDS encoding bifunctional (p)ppGpp synthetase/guanosine-3',5'-bis(diphosphate) 3'-pyrophosphohydrolase: protein MIKTIEKQPSDELLQKVGYLKEEDIQQIKETVDFIIKKHEGQFRKSGDPYHIHPIEAAKILADLKLDKTTIIAALLHDVVEDTDTTLEEIEEKFGSTVAKIVDGVTKIGKYNFQSKEEAEAENFRKMIVSMAEDIRVILVKLADRLHNIRTLEPLPEEKRRRIAKETLDIYAPLAARLGLWKIKSELEDRSFMYTNPEAYKKITTYIAESKDKQEKFLKEEIVPKIEEILKEHGINAQIQYRTKHIYSIYEKTLRKGIGLNDIYDIYGIRIIVDSVKECYLTLGLIHSIWSPVPGRFKDYISLPKSNMYQALHTTVVGAGGKFVEIQIKTQKMHKIAEEGIAAHWRYKGGKYISDKDLNSFTWLRNILESIKENSSEELISSVKGDLSNEEIFVFTPKGDLVKLPFGATPVDFAYAIHTQVGHRTSGAKVNGKLVPLDTKLKNGDVVEIITAKYHKPSRDWLNFVVTSKAKTNIRQYLSKLERKRLLKFGEKLLDKFIRKIGKKTSELSEEEKDRLINRFNYKSFDDFVVAVGEGKISPNKVLRFLRGDTAKSKSQSSEKSASDKDLVIEVDGVSNLLSSIAKCCCPIPGDEIVGIIVKGKGISIHHKNCQNIQKILEAEPERGINAVWNTDNPNSVYPAYLRIITKDKPGLLAEVSSAIASTKTNISGANIRTRRDGKAVIDMKVAVKDLDHLKKVMKFISSVKDVESVTRMCKNK, encoded by the coding sequence ATGATAAAAACAATTGAGAAACAGCCTTCAGATGAGCTTCTGCAAAAGGTTGGTTATCTGAAAGAAGAAGACATACAGCAGATTAAAGAAACTGTTGATTTTATTATAAAGAAACATGAAGGACAGTTTAGAAAATCTGGTGATCCTTACCACATTCACCCTATAGAAGCAGCAAAAATCCTTGCCGACTTGAAATTAGATAAAACAACGATCATAGCTGCCCTTCTTCATGATGTTGTGGAAGACACTGACACAACCCTTGAAGAAATAGAGGAAAAATTCGGTAGCACTGTTGCAAAAATAGTAGATGGTGTAACAAAGATAGGAAAATATAACTTCCAGAGCAAAGAGGAGGCAGAAGCAGAAAACTTCAGAAAAATGATAGTATCTATGGCTGAAGACATAAGGGTTATCCTTGTAAAACTTGCAGACAGACTGCACAACATCAGAACCCTTGAACCACTTCCTGAAGAAAAAAGAAGAAGAATTGCCAAAGAGACATTAGATATATATGCCCCCCTTGCTGCCAGACTTGGTTTATGGAAGATCAAAAGTGAACTTGAGGACAGATCCTTTATGTACACAAATCCTGAAGCCTACAAAAAAATCACCACCTATATAGCTGAATCTAAAGATAAACAGGAGAAATTTCTAAAAGAAGAGATTGTTCCTAAAATAGAAGAAATCCTCAAAGAACACGGGATAAACGCCCAGATACAATACAGAACAAAACATATATACAGTATATATGAGAAAACTCTCCGGAAAGGTATAGGATTAAATGATATATACGACATATACGGAATTAGAATTATTGTTGATTCTGTTAAAGAATGTTACCTGACTCTTGGTCTGATACACTCCATATGGTCTCCTGTTCCCGGAAGGTTCAAAGACTACATTTCCCTACCAAAATCAAATATGTATCAGGCACTTCATACTACTGTTGTAGGTGCTGGAGGTAAATTTGTTGAGATACAGATAAAAACACAAAAAATGCACAAAATAGCCGAGGAAGGAATTGCAGCCCACTGGAGATACAAAGGGGGTAAATACATATCAGACAAAGATCTAAACTCTTTTACATGGTTGAGAAACATTCTTGAATCAATAAAGGAAAATAGTTCTGAAGAACTGATTTCCTCTGTTAAAGGTGATCTATCAAATGAGGAGATATTTGTTTTTACACCAAAGGGCGATCTTGTAAAACTTCCTTTTGGGGCGACACCTGTTGATTTTGCTTACGCAATTCATACGCAGGTAGGTCACAGAACCTCAGGGGCAAAAGTAAACGGTAAGCTTGTTCCCCTTGATACAAAGCTGAAAAACGGAGATGTTGTTGAGATAATAACAGCCAAATATCATAAACCAAGCAGAGATTGGCTTAATTTTGTTGTTACATCAAAGGCAAAAACAAACATCAGGCAGTATCTATCAAAACTTGAAAGAAAAAGACTTCTTAAGTTTGGAGAGAAACTTCTTGATAAGTTCATCAGAAAAATCGGAAAGAAAACATCAGAACTATCAGAAGAGGAAAAAGACAGGCTTATTAATAGGTTCAATTATAAATCATTTGATGATTTTGTTGTGGCTGTAGGGGAAGGGAAAATATCCCCTAACAAGGTTTTGAGGTTTTTAAGGGGAGATACAGCAAAATCAAAATCCCAGAGCTCTGAGAAATCTGCCTCAGATAAAGATCTGGTAATAGAGGTTGACGGCGTTTCAAATCTGCTTTCCTCCATAGCTAAATGCTGTTGTCCTATTCCCGGTGATGAAATAGTTGGGATAATAGTAAAAGGAAAAGGTATATCAATACACCACAAAAACTGCCAGAACATTCAGAAAATTCTTGAAGCTGAACCTGAAAGAGGAATAAATGCTGTCTGGAACACTGATAATCCAAATTCCGTTTACCCTGCCTATTTAAGGATAATCACCAAAGATAAACCCGGTCTCCTTGCTGAGGTTTCTTCTGCAATAGCTTCAACAAAAACAAATATATCAGGTGCAAACATAAGGACAAGGAGAGACGGAAAAGCGGTTATAGATATGAAAGTGGCTGTAAAGGATCTTGATCACCTTAAAAAAGTGATGAAATTTATCTCTTCTGTTAAAGATGTTGAGTCTGTAACGCGTATGTGCAAAAACAAATGA
- a CDS encoding DUF4911 domain-containing protein, with protein sequence MFPKEITDKINNPPRKSINLVVKVDPKKLNFISMVVDGHGRIALPRTRSGKKGILDFLTSPDYVDDLYLILEDIKKNYDPTLEIIGDLGENWLEAVV encoded by the coding sequence ATGTTTCCAAAAGAGATAACAGATAAAATAAACAACCCCCCAAGAAAAAGTATTAATCTTGTTGTTAAAGTAGATCCAAAAAAGCTCAACTTTATATCCATGGTCGTTGACGGACACGGCAGAATTGCCCTTCCGAGGACAAGAAGCGGTAAAAAGGGAATTTTGGACTTTCTGACTTCCCCTGATTATGTAGATGATCTTTACCTTATTCTTGAAGACATTAAAAAAAATTACGATCCAACCCTTGAAATAATAGGAGATTTAGGCGAAAACTGGCTTGAAGCTGTTGTTTAA
- a CDS encoding NADP-dependent isocitrate dehydrogenase, with product MAKATIVWTKIDEAPALATYSLLPIMRAFTKDADIEIELRDISLAGRILAQFPDILPEDKRVPDELSYLGELVWKPEANIMKLPNISASVPQLKEAIKELQEQGYPLPDYPDNPQTEEEKQIKERYDRCVGSVVNPVLRQGNSDRRLAKVVKEYAKKHPHRLRDVSPHSKSHVAHMKEGDFYQHEQSVIIDKDTKIKYIFEDKNGNQTVLKEVEVGKGDVVDGTYMNRKKLRKYFEDVINVAKEEDILFSLHVKATMMRVSDPVIFGDAIRVYYAKLFEKHGDVLDQLGWDPKYGMADLEERLKQLPEDKQQEIKQTIEEIYKERPRMYMVDSDKGITNLHMPNDVIIDASVPAVIKNGLQGWGPDGETEDVVLSIPDRSYATMYKEIVEDIKARGQFDPTKIGTVQNVGLMAMKAEEYGSHDKTFFPPSDGKMKVVDEDGNVLIEHCVNEGDIWRSCITKDIAIRDWIKLAVNRAKDSGFPIVFWLDEYRAHDKNLIEKVKEELPKYDLSDVDWYIKAPQDAMKFTLARFRNGEDTISVTGNVLRDYLTDLFPIIEVGTSARSLSIVPLIAGGGVFETGAGGSAPKHVEQFLKEGHLRWDSLGEFLAFEESLKLAYKQLKALHQKDNPRILVVAEALSKAIGKYLDNNKTPGRKVGQLDTRGSHFYLALYWAEALASQTEDKELAEKFSKVYAELKENEEKILSEIAASEGKPADVGGWYHPDDEKAEKAMRPSETLNKIIDALLES from the coding sequence ATGGCAAAAGCCACTATTGTATGGACAAAAATTGACGAGGCTCCTGCTCTCGCAACATATTCACTTTTGCCGATAATGAGGGCATTTACAAAAGATGCTGATATTGAGATTGAACTGAGGGATATCTCTCTCGCTGGAAGAATTCTTGCACAGTTTCCAGACATTCTTCCAGAAGACAAAAGAGTTCCCGATGAGCTTTCTTACCTTGGAGAGCTTGTTTGGAAACCTGAAGCAAACATTATGAAACTTCCTAACATCTCAGCGTCAGTTCCACAGCTAAAAGAAGCTATAAAAGAGCTTCAGGAACAAGGGTATCCACTTCCTGATTATCCAGACAACCCACAAACAGAAGAAGAAAAACAGATTAAAGAAAGATACGACAGATGTGTTGGATCGGTTGTTAATCCAGTTTTAAGACAGGGTAATTCAGACAGAAGACTTGCAAAAGTCGTTAAAGAATATGCCAAGAAACACCCACACAGGTTAAGAGATGTTTCTCCCCACTCAAAATCACATGTGGCACACATGAAAGAAGGAGATTTTTATCAGCATGAGCAGTCTGTTATCATAGACAAGGACACCAAAATCAAGTACATCTTTGAGGATAAAAACGGAAATCAGACAGTTCTGAAAGAGGTTGAGGTCGGAAAAGGTGATGTTGTTGACGGAACCTACATGAACAGAAAGAAGCTGAGAAAATACTTTGAAGACGTAATAAATGTTGCAAAAGAAGAAGACATACTCTTTTCTCTCCACGTAAAAGCAACAATGATGAGGGTGTCTGATCCGGTCATATTCGGAGATGCCATTAGAGTATACTACGCAAAACTTTTTGAAAAACATGGAGATGTATTAGATCAGCTTGGCTGGGATCCTAAATACGGAATGGCTGATCTTGAAGAAAGGTTAAAACAGCTTCCTGAAGATAAACAGCAGGAGATAAAACAGACTATTGAAGAGATATACAAAGAAAGACCAAGAATGTACATGGTTGATTCTGACAAAGGAATAACAAACCTTCACATGCCAAACGATGTTATTATTGATGCGTCTGTTCCTGCTGTTATCAAGAACGGTCTTCAAGGCTGGGGTCCTGACGGGGAAACAGAAGATGTTGTTCTTTCTATACCTGACAGATCATACGCTACCATGTACAAAGAGATTGTTGAGGACATAAAAGCAAGGGGACAGTTTGATCCTACTAAAATCGGAACTGTTCAAAATGTAGGTCTTATGGCTATGAAAGCCGAAGAATACGGCTCACACGACAAAACCTTCTTCCCTCCATCAGACGGTAAGATGAAAGTTGTTGACGAAGATGGAAATGTTCTGATTGAGCACTGCGTCAATGAAGGGGATATCTGGAGATCATGTATAACAAAAGATATAGCAATAAGAGACTGGATAAAGCTTGCTGTAAATAGAGCTAAAGACTCAGGTTTCCCAATAGTGTTCTGGCTTGATGAATACAGAGCCCACGACAAAAACCTCATAGAAAAAGTTAAAGAAGAACTTCCAAAATACGATCTTTCAGATGTTGACTGGTACATAAAAGCCCCACAAGATGCTATGAAGTTTACCCTTGCAAGATTTAGAAATGGGGAAGACACAATATCTGTTACAGGAAATGTTCTGAGGGATTATCTCACAGACCTGTTCCCAATAATTGAGGTTGGAACATCTGCAAGATCACTCTCTATTGTTCCTCTCATAGCAGGTGGTGGAGTATTTGAGACAGGTGCAGGTGGATCAGCACCAAAACATGTTGAGCAGTTCCTGAAAGAAGGTCACCTCAGATGGGATTCTCTTGGAGAGTTCCTTGCATTTGAAGAATCATTAAAACTTGCATACAAACAGCTAAAAGCCCTACACCAGAAAGATAACCCAAGAATACTTGTTGTCGCAGAAGCACTCTCAAAAGCTATTGGTAAATACCTTGACAACAACAAAACACCAGGAAGAAAAGTTGGGCAGCTTGATACAAGAGGTTCCCACTTCTACCTTGCACTTTACTGGGCTGAGGCTTTAGCTTCTCAAACAGAAGATAAAGAGCTTGCTGAAAAGTTCTCAAAAGTTTATGCAGAACTTAAAGAGAATGAAGAAAAAATTCTTTCAGAAATAGCGGCATCTGAAGGTAAGCCAGCTGATGTAGGTGGTTGGTATCACCCAGATGATGAAAAAGCAGAAAAGGCTATGAGACCAAGCGAAACCCTGAATAAAATTATTGATGCTCTTTTAGAGTCGTAG
- a CDS encoding ATP citrate lyase citrate-binding domain-containing protein: MAQRGIREYDGKRILAENWEEYFNGAFQYDFKSILITPETDLDKIPEEYPWVKDTPLVAKPDMLFGKRGKLGLIFFKKEKPGDVTWEDAKEWIKQKMAEEIEINGVKGHLTHFLVEPFVPHKPEEEYYVAITTDEDEDIIYMSAFGGIEVEENWDKVVEVKIPITASDEEIKKSIEQNVPADIKDKEKYADFVYRLYKLFKDLHFTYLEINPLVMVGNKIYPLDFVGRLDDTAQFVAGRKWGEIEFPAGFGRDLSPEEKYIKEMDEKSGASLKLTILNPKGRIWTLVAGGGASVVYSDTVADLGAVKELANYGEYSGNPSRAETREYVKTVFDLMTRERHPQGDKILIIGGAIANFTDVAKTFEGIIDAMKEYADKLRKVGVRIYVRRGGPNYEIGLKKIKEAAEELGLPIEVYGPETHMTEIVKKAIEENKVTA, translated from the coding sequence ATGGCTCAACGAGGAATTAGAGAGTATGACGGAAAAAGGATTTTAGCAGAAAACTGGGAAGAGTATTTTAACGGTGCTTTCCAGTATGATTTTAAATCAATTCTTATCACTCCAGAAACTGATCTTGATAAAATCCCAGAAGAATATCCATGGGTAAAAGACACACCTCTTGTTGCAAAACCTGACATGCTTTTTGGTAAAAGGGGGAAATTAGGTCTTATTTTCTTCAAAAAAGAAAAACCCGGTGATGTTACATGGGAAGATGCAAAAGAATGGATCAAGCAAAAAATGGCTGAAGAGATTGAGATTAATGGTGTAAAAGGACATCTTACCCACTTCTTGGTTGAACCATTTGTCCCCCACAAACCTGAAGAGGAGTATTACGTTGCCATAACAACAGATGAAGATGAAGACATTATATATATGTCTGCATTTGGTGGGATTGAGGTTGAGGAAAATTGGGACAAAGTTGTTGAAGTAAAAATTCCTATAACAGCATCTGATGAAGAAATCAAAAAATCAATAGAGCAGAATGTTCCTGCAGATATAAAAGATAAGGAAAAATATGCTGACTTTGTTTACAGACTTTATAAGCTGTTTAAGGATCTTCACTTCACATACCTTGAGATAAACCCTCTGGTTATGGTTGGAAACAAAATTTATCCCCTTGATTTTGTCGGAAGGCTTGATGATACTGCACAGTTTGTTGCTGGTAGAAAATGGGGAGAAATTGAGTTTCCAGCAGGATTTGGAAGGGATCTTTCTCCTGAAGAAAAATATATTAAAGAGATGGACGAAAAATCTGGAGCTTCACTGAAGCTTACTATTCTTAATCCAAAAGGAAGAATATGGACGCTCGTTGCAGGTGGTGGAGCCTCTGTTGTTTACTCTGATACAGTAGCAGATCTTGGAGCGGTAAAAGAACTTGCAAATTACGGAGAGTATTCTGGTAATCCATCAAGAGCAGAGACAAGAGAATATGTTAAAACTGTCTTTGATCTTATGACCAGAGAAAGACACCCTCAGGGGGATAAGATACTCATAATCGGTGGTGCTATAGCTAACTTCACAGATGTTGCAAAAACTTTTGAGGGTATTATTGATGCAATGAAAGAGTATGCTGACAAACTGAGAAAGGTTGGCGTAAGAATATATGTAAGGAGAGGTGGACCAAACTACGAGATAGGTCTTAAAAAGATAAAAGAAGCTGCAGAGGAATTAGGTCTTCCGATTGAGGTTTATGGACCTGAAACCCACATGACAGAAATAGTAAAAAAAGCTATTGAAGAAAATAAAGTAACAGCTTAA
- a CDS encoding citrate/2-methylcitrate synthase: MSKPDYLLFDRNTKAIFWNLNRNAIQRMLDYDYVVGRDPSVVAIVAPTQSRKFDKFFYGTQEIMIPIYKSTTDAAKDFPEADVLLNFASFRTAYDVTMEALDIPTIRTIAITAEGIPERFARIMRIRAKELGKWIIGPATVGGIAPGAFRIANTGGTIENIVNSKLHRPGSVGLVTRSGGLFNELSNVIARNANGIAEGIAIGGDRYPGTDFLDHLLRYEKNPQVKFMVLLGEVGGTLELRVAEAIKEGKITKPVIAWCIGTISKHFGGEVQFGHAGAKAGAEAETADAKNAALREAGALVPSSFNELPELIRGVYEELHAEGKIPDIKEPEVPPIPEDYAKAVKAGRIRRPTNFICTISDDRGEEATYCGVPISEVVEKGYSIADVIGLLWFKKKFPDWASNFLDMVIKVVADHGPAVSGAHNTKVTARAGKDLMSSIVTGILTIGPRFGGAIDGAAKYFKMAKEKGMDPVEFVDYMKKVEKIPIPGIGHRIKSTKNPDKRVELLKNFAKENFPSTELLEYALEVEKVTTSKKENLILNVDGTIGVLLVDMFRALGYKDEEIDELINAGAFNAFFVLGRTIGFIGHYLDEKRLDMPLYRHPTDDILYDVKRPEGA; the protein is encoded by the coding sequence ATGAGCAAACCTGACTACTTACTGTTTGATAGAAACACAAAAGCAATTTTCTGGAATTTAAACAGAAACGCAATTCAAAGAATGCTTGATTATGATTATGTGGTTGGGAGAGATCCATCGGTTGTTGCGATTGTGGCACCAACACAGTCAAGAAAGTTTGACAAATTTTTCTACGGCACACAGGAAATAATGATACCTATATACAAATCAACAACAGACGCAGCGAAGGATTTTCCTGAAGCTGACGTTCTGCTGAACTTTGCCTCTTTCAGAACGGCTTACGACGTTACTATGGAGGCTCTTGACATACCAACAATAAGAACAATAGCAATCACAGCAGAAGGTATTCCTGAAAGATTTGCAAGAATTATGAGAATTAGAGCCAAAGAACTTGGAAAGTGGATAATAGGACCTGCAACTGTTGGAGGTATAGCTCCCGGAGCTTTCAGAATAGCTAACACAGGTGGAACAATAGAAAATATTGTTAATTCTAAACTACACAGACCAGGTTCTGTCGGTCTTGTCACAAGATCAGGTGGACTGTTTAACGAGCTTTCCAACGTTATAGCAAGAAATGCCAACGGTATAGCTGAAGGTATAGCGATTGGTGGTGACAGATACCCTGGAACTGACTTTCTTGATCACCTTCTCAGATATGAAAAAAATCCACAGGTTAAGTTCATGGTTCTTCTTGGTGAGGTTGGTGGAACACTGGAACTTAGAGTTGCAGAAGCAATAAAAGAAGGAAAGATAACCAAACCTGTTATTGCATGGTGTATAGGAACCATTTCCAAGCATTTCGGCGGGGAGGTTCAGTTCGGACACGCAGGGGCAAAAGCCGGTGCAGAAGCAGAAACAGCAGATGCTAAAAACGCCGCATTGAGAGAAGCAGGCGCTCTTGTTCCATCTTCTTTCAACGAACTTCCTGAGCTTATAAGAGGAGTTTACGAAGAACTCCACGCAGAAGGTAAAATTCCAGATATCAAAGAGCCTGAAGTTCCTCCAATACCTGAAGACTATGCTAAAGCAGTAAAAGCTGGAAGAATCAGAAGACCAACCAACTTCATTTGCACAATATCCGACGACAGAGGAGAAGAAGCTACTTACTGCGGTGTTCCTATTTCGGAGGTTGTTGAAAAAGGTTATTCAATTGCTGATGTAATTGGACTTCTCTGGTTCAAGAAAAAGTTTCCAGACTGGGCATCTAACTTCCTTGACATGGTAATAAAGGTTGTTGCTGATCATGGACCTGCCGTATCAGGTGCTCACAACACGAAAGTAACAGCAAGAGCAGGAAAAGACCTTATGTCATCAATCGTTACAGGTATCCTCACCATAGGTCCAAGATTTGGCGGTGCAATAGATGGTGCAGCAAAATATTTCAAGATGGCAAAAGAGAAAGGAATGGATCCTGTAGAGTTTGTTGATTATATGAAAAAAGTTGAAAAAATACCTATCCCCGGAATTGGACACAGGATAAAATCAACAAAAAACCCAGACAAGAGGGTTGAACTACTGAAAAACTTTGCAAAAGAAAACTTCCCAAGCACAGAGCTTTTAGAATACGCACTTGAGGTTGAAAAAGTTACCACATCAAAGAAAGAAAACCTTATTCTTAATGTTGATGGAACAATCGGTGTTCTCCTTGTAGACATGTTTAGAGCTTTAGGTTACAAAGATGAAGAGATTGATGAGCTGATAAATGCAGGAGCATTTAATGCCTTCTTTGTATTAGGAAGAACAATAGGGTTTATCGGACACTATCTTGACGAGAAAAGACTTGATATGCCTCTGTATAGACACCCAACAGACGATATCCTTTATGATGTAAAAAGACCGGAGGGAGCATAA
- a CDS encoding class II aldolase/adducin family protein encodes MKEIIDQIIFTGNVLYREGLVNSHAGNISIRHKDSIYITKTGAMLGFLTGEDIIEVPVYDKSQQDKKASSELIVHRAIYQKTDYKAIIHAHPINAVALSFKLKDVFVPIDNEGKLFLGEVPIIEVEHPSGSPELAEALSDFFKNSDKNVVIVKKHGSFVAYKDLNYALKLTSDLEFCAKIFNIVKKM; translated from the coding sequence ATGAAAGAGATAATAGATCAGATAATATTTACAGGGAATGTTCTTTACCGGGAAGGTCTTGTTAACTCCCATGCTGGAAATATAAGCATAAGGCATAAAGACAGCATATACATAACAAAAACAGGTGCTATGCTTGGTTTTCTGACAGGGGAAGACATTATTGAGGTTCCTGTTTATGACAAATCACAGCAAGATAAAAAAGCATCATCAGAGCTTATTGTTCACAGGGCAATCTACCAGAAAACAGATTATAAAGCGATAATTCATGCACACCCGATTAATGCTGTTGCTTTAAGTTTTAAATTGAAAGATGTTTTTGTTCCGATAGATAACGAAGGAAAGCTGTTTTTAGGCGAAGTTCCAATTATAGAAGTTGAGCACCCAAGTGGCTCGCCAGAGCTTGCAGAAGCTCTTTCTGATTTTTTTAAAAATTCAGATAAAAATGTGGTTATTGTAAAAAAACACGGCTCTTTTGTGGCTTACAAAGACTTAAACTACGCTCTTAAACTAACATCTGATCTGGAGTTTTGTGCAAAGATATTTAATATAGTGAAAAAAATGTAA
- a CDS encoding polysaccharide deacetylase family protein has product MFRDLKALLRLTGLKNTITAGFLLILSVSFPVFADFATILIYHKFGEDKYPTTSVSMEDFKKQMDYLNKNNFNVIPLSKLVDILQRKEDIPPKTVVITIDDGYKSTMRAYKILKKYRFPFTVFLYMEGVGRYPDYLTQKQIEMLKKDPLVEFGNHSYSHRRFAKILKKMDLKSYKTLIVEDTLKAERRLKKLLGYVPKVYAFPYGEYTRPMIQVLKEMGYKALLTQDPQNVSKDTPLYLIHRQPIVGSWAKMKHFKDVLNTEVLPVVKHSPPIGYLTKNPPDIWAEVKNIQIYKNCGIYISELGWIKAEKKRSRLFINLKKPLKRWKNRIGITCWNIKTKRKSTFFWSIYNREGK; this is encoded by the coding sequence ATGTTCAGAGACTTAAAAGCATTATTAAGGCTAACGGGCTTGAAAAATACGATAACTGCAGGATTTCTCCTGATTTTATCCGTTAGTTTTCCGGTTTTTGCAGATTTTGCCACTATTTTGATCTACCACAAATTTGGGGAGGATAAGTATCCAACAACTTCCGTATCAATGGAAGATTTTAAAAAACAGATGGATTACCTGAATAAAAATAATTTTAATGTGATACCTTTGTCAAAGCTTGTCGATATTCTTCAGAGAAAAGAAGATATTCCTCCCAAAACAGTGGTTATAACGATAGATGACGGCTACAAATCAACAATGAGGGCATATAAAATCCTGAAAAAATACAGATTTCCATTTACAGTTTTTCTATACATGGAAGGTGTTGGAAGATATCCTGATTATTTGACCCAAAAGCAGATTGAAATGCTGAAAAAAGATCCCCTTGTTGAGTTTGGAAATCATTCTTATTCCCACAGGAGATTTGCAAAAATACTTAAAAAAATGGATCTAAAAAGCTATAAAACTTTGATAGTTGAAGACACCCTAAAAGCTGAAAGAAGGCTTAAAAAACTTTTAGGATATGTTCCCAAAGTGTATGCATTTCCTTACGGTGAATATACCAGACCGATGATACAGGTTTTGAAAGAGATGGGTTATAAAGCCCTTCTGACTCAGGATCCCCAGAATGTTTCAAAAGATACCCCCCTCTATCTGATACACAGACAGCCTATTGTTGGAAGCTGGGCGAAGATGAAACATTTTAAAGATGTATTAAATACTGAGGTTCTTCCTGTTGTGAAACACAGTCCTCCGATAGGTTATCTAACCAAAAACCCGCCGGATATATGGGCTGAGGTAAAAAATATTCAAATTTACAAAAACTGCGGTATTTATATATCTGAACTTGGCTGGATAAAGGCAGAAAAAAAGAGAAGCAGGCTTTTTATTAACCTAAAAAAACCTTTAAAAAGATGGAAAAACAGGATAGGTATTACTTGCTGGAATATTAAAACAAAAAGAAAAAGCACTTTTTTCTGGTCAATTTACAACAGGGAGGGAAAATGA
- a CDS encoding glucosaminidase domain-containing protein codes for MKKNYIKFRIFLRRLTIREKVGISLFVLLILVSFLKTLQDIKTYRIIKQKPGFVFKKIDIIYKQINRPTDIVPINCSQVVPVVYTKVISLDSLPVEVKKKKFIDMVLPSILIVNFELKQHREFVKYIKKKLENNQEILPQEEELIGRLLEKYKADGLNELLTKLNTNPVSIVLAQAAIESGWGSSRFFVQANNLFGVWTFNKKHASKIKAKKSDVYLKAYPDILKSVEDYYHSINLSWAYRKFRLVRLQTNDPFLLTNHLEKYSILRHVYVQRLKSIIKANGLEKYDNCRISPDFIR; via the coding sequence ATGAAGAAAAATTACATAAAATTCAGGATATTTTTAAGAAGGCTTACAATCAGGGAAAAGGTTGGTATATCTCTTTTTGTATTGCTTATTCTGGTTTCTTTTCTCAAAACATTACAGGATATAAAAACTTACAGAATAATAAAACAAAAACCGGGATTTGTGTTTAAAAAAATAGATATTATTTATAAGCAGATAAATAGACCTACAGATATTGTTCCTATAAACTGTTCTCAGGTTGTTCCTGTGGTTTACACAAAAGTGATTTCTTTAGACAGCCTGCCTGTTGAGGTAAAAAAGAAAAAGTTTATTGATATGGTTCTACCTTCTATCCTGATTGTAAATTTTGAGCTGAAACAGCACAGGGAATTTGTTAAATACATTAAGAAAAAGCTTGAGAACAATCAGGAAATACTACCACAGGAAGAAGAGCTTATAGGCAGGTTGCTGGAAAAATATAAAGCAGATGGTCTGAATGAGCTTCTTACCAAGCTAAACACAAATCCTGTAAGCATAGTTCTTGCACAGGCTGCCATTGAAAGCGGTTGGGGAAGTTCAAGATTTTTTGTTCAGGCAAACAATCTTTTTGGTGTTTGGACTTTCAATAAAAAGCATGCATCTAAAATAAAGGCTAAAAAATCAGATGTTTATCTAAAAGCATATCCAGATATACTAAAATCTGTAGAGGATTATTACCACAGTATAAATTTAAGCTGGGCTTACAGAAAGTTCAGACTTGTAAGATTGCAGACAAATGATCCATTTTTGCTGACAAATCATCTTGAAAAATATTCTATACTGAGGCATGTTTATGTTCAGAGACTTAAAAGCATTATTAAGGCTAACGGGCTTGAAAAATACGATAACTGCAGGATTTCTCCTGATTTTATCCGTTAG